Proteins encoded together in one Aurantiacibacter aquimixticola window:
- a CDS encoding NADH-quinone oxidoreductase subunit D encodes MSGLTLEQSPTTDGEEISNYTINFGPQHPAAHGVLRMVMELDGEIVERVDPHVGLLHRGTEKLIEYKTYLQALPYFDRLDYCSPLAQEYSYILAIEKLLNVEVPERAQYLRVMFAELTRICNHMLNIGAHVMDVGAMTPNLWVFEIREDCMNFFERMSGARMHHAYLRPGGVHQDVPLKLITDIGDWIDSRLPELFGDAMSLVTDNRIFKQRNVDIAHVSKEDAIAWGFSGPMIRAAGIPWDLRKSQPYDVYDRMEFDIPVGTNSDCYDRFMVRVKEVYESAKIIKQCIAQMPEGPIATEDRKVAPPKRAEMKQSMEALIHHFKLYTEGFHVPAGEVYVATESPKGEFGVYLVSDGSNKPYRCKIRPTAFSHLQAMDMMCKGHMLPDATAILGAIDVVFGECDR; translated from the coding sequence ATGAGCGGACTGACACTGGAGCAATCGCCGACCACGGACGGCGAGGAGATTTCCAACTACACCATCAATTTCGGTCCGCAGCATCCCGCGGCACACGGTGTGCTCCGCATGGTTATGGAACTCGACGGCGAGATCGTCGAGCGGGTCGATCCGCATGTCGGCCTGCTGCATCGCGGCACCGAAAAGCTGATCGAATACAAGACCTATCTGCAGGCGCTGCCCTATTTCGACCGGCTCGATTACTGCAGCCCGCTGGCGCAGGAATACAGCTATATCCTCGCGATCGAGAAGCTGCTCAATGTCGAGGTGCCGGAACGCGCGCAATATCTGCGCGTGATGTTCGCGGAGCTCACCCGCATCTGCAACCACATGCTCAATATCGGCGCGCATGTGATGGATGTGGGCGCGATGACGCCGAACCTGTGGGTCTTTGAAATCCGCGAAGACTGCATGAATTTCTTCGAGCGCATGTCGGGCGCGCGAATGCACCACGCCTATCTGCGACCCGGCGGCGTGCATCAGGACGTGCCGCTGAAGCTCATCACCGATATTGGCGACTGGATCGACAGCCGTCTGCCCGAACTCTTCGGCGACGCGATGAGCCTCGTGACCGACAACCGCATCTTCAAGCAGCGCAATGTCGATATCGCGCATGTGAGCAAGGAAGACGCCATCGCCTGGGGCTTTTCCGGCCCGATGATCCGCGCTGCCGGCATTCCGTGGGATCTGCGCAAATCGCAGCCCTACGATGTATATGACCGGATGGAATTCGACATTCCCGTCGGCACCAATTCCGATTGCTATGACCGTTTCATGGTCCGCGTGAAGGAAGTTTACGAAAGCGCGAAGATCATCAAGCAGTGCATCGCGCAGATGCCCGAAGGCCCGATCGCGACGGAAGACCGCAAGGTCGCACCGCCCAAGCGTGCCGAGATGAAGCAGTCGATGGAAGCGCTGATCCATCACTTCAAGCTCTACACCGAAGGCTTCCACGTGCCTGCGGGTGAGGTGTACGTCGCGACCGAAAGCCCGAAGGGCGAATTCGGCGTCTATCTGGTGAGCGACGGATCGAACAAACCTTATCGCTGCAAGATCCGCCCGACGGCCTTCAGCCACCTCCAGGCGATGGACATGATGTGCAAGGGCCATATGCTGCCTGACGCGACCGCCATCCTCGGCGCAATCGACGTGGTGTTCGGGGAGTGTGACCGGTGA
- the nuoI gene encoding NADH-quinone oxidoreductase subunit NuoI, producing the protein MTAAQLIKSFTLWEFVKAHALTLKYFFKPKVTINYPHEKNPLSPRFRGEHALRRYPNGEERCIACKLCEAVCPAQAITIESEPRSDGSRRTTRYDIDMTKCIYCGFCQEACPVDAVVEGPNFEYATETREELLYDKAKLLANGDKWERAIAANLEADAPYR; encoded by the coding sequence ATGACCGCCGCCCAACTCATCAAATCGTTCACCCTCTGGGAATTCGTGAAGGCGCATGCCCTCACGCTGAAATATTTCTTCAAGCCGAAGGTGACGATCAACTACCCGCACGAGAAGAACCCGCTCAGCCCTCGCTTTCGCGGTGAGCATGCGCTGCGGCGCTATCCCAATGGCGAGGAGCGCTGCATCGCGTGCAAGCTGTGCGAGGCGGTTTGCCCGGCGCAGGCCATCACCATCGAGAGCGAGCCGCGTTCCGACGGCAGCCGCCGCACGACGCGCTACGACATCGACATGACCAAGTGCATCTATTGCGGCTTCTGCCAGGAAGCGTGCCCGGTCGATGCCGTGGTCGAGGGGCCGAACTTCGAATACGCGACCGAAACGCGCGAGGAACTGCTCTACGACAAGGCGAAATTGCTGGCGAACGGGGACAAGTGGGAACGCGCCATCGCCGCGAACCTTGAAGCCGACGCGCCCTACCGCTAA
- a CDS encoding NADH-quinone oxidoreductase subunit J: protein MTVFAFYMFAAFVIASGAMTIFARNPVHSVLWLILAFFNAAGLMVLVGAEFLAMLLIVVYVGAVAVLFLFVVMMLNIDFAELRAGFMKNAPLGVAIAAVLLAELVLGIGAYRAGSLTLGTPLGDAAPMAGASNTESLGALIYGPYVLLFEIAGLILLVAMIGAIVLTHRGKRSERGQQNIGKQVNRRPEDATVMKQPTVGQGVEI from the coding sequence TTGACCGTCTTTGCATTCTACATGTTTGCTGCATTCGTTATCGCCAGCGGGGCGATGACGATCTTTGCGCGCAACCCGGTGCATTCCGTACTATGGCTCATCCTCGCCTTCTTCAACGCGGCGGGGCTGATGGTGCTTGTCGGGGCGGAGTTCCTCGCGATGCTGCTGATCGTCGTCTATGTCGGCGCTGTTGCGGTGCTGTTCCTGTTCGTCGTGATGATGCTCAACATCGATTTCGCCGAATTGCGCGCCGGTTTCATGAAGAACGCGCCGCTCGGGGTAGCCATTGCGGCCGTCTTGCTGGCGGAGCTGGTCTTGGGCATCGGCGCCTACCGCGCCGGTTCGCTCACGCTCGGCACGCCGCTCGGCGATGCCGCGCCGATGGCCGGGGCGAGCAACACCGAGAGCCTCGGCGCGCTGATCTACGGCCCCTACGTGCTGCTGTTCGAGATCGCCGGCCTTATACTGCTCGTCGCCATGATCGGTGCGATCGTGCTGACCCACCGCGGCAAGCGCTCCGAGCGGGGGCAGCAGAATATCGGCAAGCAGGTCAATCGTCGTCCCGAAGATGCGACCGTGATGAAGCAGCCGACCGTGGGCCAGGGGGTCGAGATATGA
- the nuoH gene encoding NADH-quinone oxidoreductase subunit NuoH yields the protein MTEFFMDLGMSYGWALFTASVSGILLIALPLMLSVAMVIYVDRKVWAAINLRRGPNVVGPFGLLQSFADGLKVFLQETIIPSASNKVIFLLAPIMTFTVALLAWAVIPFDAGVVLADINVGLLYILAISSLSVYGITMAGWASNSKYPFFSAMRAAAQMISYEVSIGFILVCVVLYADTFNLVEIVEGQRGHGLGFVNGYWFNLLLFPMWVLFFISSLAETQRVPFDLTEAESELVAGYQTEYSSMSFALFWLGEYANILLMCALNTLLFFGGWLPPIEVEFLYWVPGIVWFLLKTFFFFFMFSWVMATVPRYRYDQLMRLGWKVFLPMSLLFVVVISGWLMFTRYG from the coding sequence ATGACCGAATTCTTCATGGACCTCGGCATGAGCTATGGCTGGGCGCTGTTCACGGCGTCCGTTTCCGGCATCCTGCTGATCGCGCTGCCACTGATGCTGTCGGTGGCGATGGTGATTTACGTGGACCGCAAGGTGTGGGCCGCGATCAATCTGCGGCGCGGGCCGAATGTGGTCGGGCCCTTCGGTCTGCTGCAGAGCTTCGCCGACGGGCTGAAGGTGTTCCTGCAGGAAACCATCATTCCGAGCGCCTCCAACAAGGTCATCTTCCTCCTCGCGCCGATCATGACCTTCACCGTGGCGTTACTCGCCTGGGCGGTGATTCCTTTCGATGCGGGCGTCGTGCTGGCGGATATCAATGTTGGCCTGCTGTACATTCTCGCGATCAGCAGCCTGTCGGTTTACGGCATCACCATGGCGGGGTGGGCGAGCAACTCGAAATACCCGTTTTTCAGTGCAATGCGCGCCGCTGCTCAGATGATTTCCTACGAAGTCTCGATCGGCTTCATTCTGGTCTGCGTAGTGCTCTATGCAGACACGTTCAACTTGGTCGAGATCGTCGAGGGGCAGCGCGGACACGGGCTGGGCTTCGTCAACGGATACTGGTTCAACCTGCTGCTATTTCCGATGTGGGTGCTGTTCTTCATCAGCTCGCTGGCGGAAACGCAGCGCGTGCCGTTTGACCTGACGGAAGCGGAAAGCGAGCTCGTTGCCGGGTATCAGACCGAATACAGTTCGATGAGCTTCGCGCTGTTCTGGCTCGGCGAATATGCGAACATCCTGCTTATGTGCGCGCTCAACACGCTGCTGTTCTTTGGTGGGTGGCTGCCGCCCATCGAGGTCGAATTCCTGTATTGGGTACCGGGCATCGTCTGGTTCCTTCTGAAGACGTTCTTCTTCTTCTTCATGTTCAGCTGGGTGATGGCGACCGTGCCGCGCTACCGCTACGATCAGCTCATGCGGCTTGGCTGGAAAGTCTTCCTGCCGATGAGCCTGCTGTTCGTGGTCGTGATCTCGGGCTGGCTGATGTTCACGAGGTATGGGTGA
- the nuoE gene encoding NADH-quinone oxidoreductase subunit NuoE — protein sequence MAGRHIAPDTPELRKRWGGWTFTDANREKADWHIAKYPEGRQKSAVMPLLDLAQRQVGEETDTQGWLPLPVIEYVAEYLDMPVIRVLEVATFYMMYNLVPVGKFHVQVCGTTPCMLRGSDDLFETCRKRGMATGKVSGDGLWTLTEVECMGNCATAPMVQINDDNYEDLTSERLDAILDALAAGENPKAGTQEPGRHTSEPAGGPTTLKEMVDANHDYRGEW from the coding sequence ATGGCCGGTAGACATATCGCCCCTGATACACCCGAACTGCGCAAGCGGTGGGGTGGCTGGACTTTCACGGATGCGAACCGCGAGAAGGCCGACTGGCATATCGCGAAGTATCCCGAGGGTCGCCAGAAGAGCGCGGTGATGCCGCTGCTCGACCTTGCCCAGCGTCAGGTCGGCGAGGAGACGGACACGCAAGGCTGGCTGCCGCTGCCGGTGATCGAATATGTCGCCGAATATCTCGACATGCCGGTGATCCGCGTGCTCGAAGTCGCGACCTTCTACATGATGTACAACCTCGTGCCGGTCGGGAAATTCCACGTGCAGGTCTGCGGCACCACGCCGTGCATGCTGCGCGGATCGGATGATCTGTTCGAAACCTGCCGCAAGCGCGGCATGGCGACGGGCAAGGTCTCCGGCGATGGCCTTTGGACGCTGACCGAGGTCGAATGCATGGGCAATTGCGCTACCGCGCCGATGGTCCAGATCAATGATGACAATTACGAAGACCTGACGTCCGAGCGTCTGGACGCCATTCTCGATGCGTTGGCCGCCGGTGAAAATCCGAAGGCTGGCACTCAGGAGCCGGGCCGCCACACCAGCGAACCCGCTGGCGGACCGACGACGCTGAAGGAAATGGTCGACGCCAATCACGATTATCGGGGCGAATGGTGA
- the nuoK gene encoding NADH-quinone oxidoreductase subunit NuoK yields the protein MIGIEHYVIVSSILFVLGVLGIFLNRKNIIVVLMAIELILLAVNINLVAFSAFLGDLTGQVFAMFVLTVAAGEAAIGLAILVIYFRSRGTIAVDDVNRMKG from the coding sequence ATGATCGGCATCGAGCATTATGTTATCGTCAGCTCCATCCTGTTCGTGCTGGGCGTGCTGGGCATCTTTCTCAACCGCAAGAACATCATCGTTGTGCTGATGGCGATCGAGCTCATCCTGCTGGCTGTGAATATCAATCTGGTGGCGTTCAGCGCCTTTCTTGGCGATCTTACCGGACAGGTTTTCGCGATGTTCGTCCTGACCGTCGCGGCGGGCGAGGCGGCCATCGGGCTTGCCATTCTCGTCATCTATTTCCGTTCGCGCGGCACGATCGCGGTGGACGATGTCAACCGGATGAAGGGCTGA
- the nuoL gene encoding NADH-quinone oxidoreductase subunit L yields the protein METSILIIVFAPLLAAIVAGLGGRVIGHFAAKVLTTGTLFLAAALSWQIFLSFLGGDAEATVVPVLKWVQSGDMTFDWALRVDTLTAVMLVVINTVSALVHLYSWGYMDEDPDQSRFFAYLSLFTFAMLMLVTADNLVQMFFGWEGVGLASYLLIGFWFRKPSANAAAIKAFVVNRVGDLGFMLGIFGTFLVFNTTSIPEILEMAPAMEGASTIGFLGMRADTMTVLCLLLFVGAMGKSAQLGLHTWLPDAMEGPTPVSALIHAATMVTAGVFMICRLSPMFEAAPAALTFVTVIGAATCFFAATIGTTQWDIKRVIAYSTCSQLGYMFFAAGVGAYGAAMFHLFTHAFFKALLFLGAGSVIHAMHHEQDMRYYGGLRKEIPVTFWAMLIGTLAITGVGIYHLQAGFAGFWSKDAILEVAYAAGTPFADSAFWLGTVAALLTSFYSWRLMFLTFWGKPRWAESEHIQHAVHHGHDEPDEHNPPRQEDAGELHDHAVPAASHAEGTGGYHPHESPWTMLVPLGVLSIGAIFAGQIFHDAFLKEAAFWNDSLAFDPALMQAMTEVPYLVKYAALIVMVIGFIGAWYAYIRNTSVPGETVKQLGPIYTFVHRKWLFDELYNAIFVKPAFWLGRFFWKRGDEGTIDRFGPNGAAWVVLQGSGLAKRFQSGYLTSYALIMLIGLVAAVTWVLF from the coding sequence TTGGAAACCTCCATCCTCATCATCGTTTTCGCACCCTTGCTGGCGGCCATTGTCGCCGGGCTGGGCGGGCGTGTCATCGGGCATTTCGCCGCCAAGGTGCTGACCACGGGCACGCTCTTCTTGGCTGCGGCCCTGAGCTGGCAGATCTTCCTGAGCTTCCTCGGTGGAGATGCCGAAGCCACTGTCGTCCCCGTCCTCAAATGGGTGCAGTCGGGCGACATGACCTTCGACTGGGCGCTGCGGGTCGATACGCTTACTGCCGTTATGCTGGTGGTGATCAACACCGTCTCCGCGCTCGTCCACCTCTATAGCTGGGGCTATATGGACGAGGACCCGGATCAGAGCCGCTTCTTCGCCTACCTCTCGCTTTTCACCTTCGCCATGCTGATGCTGGTGACGGCGGACAACCTCGTCCAGATGTTCTTCGGGTGGGAAGGCGTCGGCCTTGCCAGCTACCTCCTGATCGGCTTCTGGTTCCGCAAGCCGAGCGCCAACGCCGCCGCGATCAAGGCTTTCGTGGTGAACCGCGTGGGCGACCTTGGCTTCATGCTCGGCATTTTCGGCACTTTTCTGGTGTTCAACACGACGAGCATTCCTGAAATACTGGAAATGGCGCCAGCGATGGAAGGGGCGAGCACGATCGGCTTCCTCGGCATGCGCGCCGATACGATGACGGTGCTGTGCCTGTTGCTGTTCGTCGGCGCGATGGGCAAGTCCGCGCAGCTTGGCCTGCACACCTGGCTGCCCGACGCGATGGAAGGGCCGACGCCCGTATCCGCGCTGATCCACGCTGCCACGATGGTGACCGCGGGCGTTTTCATGATCTGCCGCCTGTCACCCATGTTCGAGGCCGCACCGGCTGCGCTGACCTTCGTGACCGTGATCGGAGCTGCTACTTGCTTCTTTGCCGCGACCATTGGGACGACGCAGTGGGACATCAAGCGCGTTATCGCCTATTCGACCTGCTCGCAGCTCGGCTACATGTTCTTCGCTGCTGGCGTCGGGGCGTATGGCGCGGCGATGTTCCACCTATTCACACACGCCTTCTTTAAGGCGCTGCTGTTCCTCGGTGCCGGCAGTGTCATCCACGCCATGCATCATGAGCAGGACATGCGCTATTATGGCGGGCTGCGGAAAGAGATTCCGGTCACTTTCTGGGCGATGCTGATCGGTACGCTGGCCATTACCGGGGTCGGCATCTATCACCTGCAGGCCGGTTTTGCGGGGTTCTGGTCGAAGGATGCGATCCTTGAGGTCGCTTATGCTGCAGGCACGCCCTTCGCGGATTCGGCCTTCTGGCTCGGGACGGTGGCGGCTCTTCTAACGAGCTTCTACAGCTGGCGCCTGATGTTCCTCACGTTCTGGGGCAAGCCGCGCTGGGCCGAGAGCGAGCATATCCAGCACGCCGTGCATCACGGCCATGACGAGCCGGACGAGCACAATCCGCCACGCCAGGAAGACGCAGGCGAGTTGCACGACCATGCGGTCCCCGCCGCGAGCCATGCCGAAGGCACGGGCGGCTACCACCCACATGAAAGCCCGTGGACGATGCTCGTGCCGCTCGGCGTACTCAGCATCGGCGCGATCTTCGCCGGGCAGATCTTCCATGACGCCTTCCTCAAGGAAGCAGCGTTCTGGAACGATTCCCTCGCGTTCGATCCGGCATTGATGCAGGCGATGACCGAGGTGCCCTATCTGGTGAAATACGCCGCACTCATCGTGATGGTGATCGGCTTCATCGGTGCCTGGTATGCCTACATCCGCAACACGAGTGTGCCAGGCGAGACCGTCAAGCAGCTCGGCCCGATCTACACATTCGTGCATCGCAAATGGCTCTTCGACGAGCTCTACAACGCGATCTTCGTGAAGCCCGCCTTCTGGCTCGGCCGCTTTTTCTGGAAACGCGGCGACGAGGGCACGATCGACCGCTTCGGGCCGAATGGCGCGGCATGGGTCGTGCTGCAGGGTAGCGGCCTCGCGAAGCGTTTCCAGTCCGGCTACCTTACAAGTTACGCCCTGATCATGCTTATCGGTCTTGTCGCCGCCGTCACATGGGTCCTGTTCTGA
- the nuoG gene encoding NADH-quinone oxidoreductase subunit NuoG — protein MPKVTVDGSEIEVPDGATVLQACELAGKEIPRFCYHERLSIAGNCRMCLVEVKPGPPKPQASCALPATEGQEIRTDTEMVKTAREGVMEFLLINHPLDCPICDQGGECDLQDQAMMYGRGASRYHENKRAVTEKFMGPLIKTIMTRCIHCTRCVRFSEEIAGVDEIGALYRGEDMQITTYLEQAAKHELSANVIDLCPVGALTSGPYAYESRPWELKKTMGIDVSDAVGANIRIDSRGREVLRVLPRINDDVNEEWISDKTRYQVDGLTRRRLDKVFIRRKGKLEAASWDEAFKRIAKEKPGASIAAIAGDMVDCETMFGAKALLKASGSDLIESRQTGMDYDCSKLAAVNFNSTFAGIEEADAVLIVGSHIRWEAPLINVRLRKAVKRGAKVFVVGPEWETTYPAEFLGNDTSVLGNLPGHVSDAFKSAERPAIILGGAGLAAGAHGAALKFASEFNLVREGWNGFNVLHFSAARMGALMLGFAQKGGIAEVAKARPKVVLALGADEVDWSQFDGSLKVYIGHHGDKGAHAADVILPASAYTEKPGTYVNTEGRVQMADKAIFAPGDAREDWTILRALADALGVSVGFDSFSELRTAMVSEVPALGEDGVIADYGTLPTSVAASGKGGVISAYPIRDFYLTNPIARASVVMQRCSDELIHGEELKEAAE, from the coding sequence ATGCCTAAAGTCACCGTAGACGGCTCCGAAATCGAAGTCCCCGACGGCGCGACCGTGCTGCAGGCCTGCGAGCTTGCCGGCAAGGAGATCCCGCGTTTCTGCTATCACGAGCGGTTGAGCATCGCCGGCAATTGCCGCATGTGCCTGGTCGAAGTGAAGCCTGGTCCGCCAAAGCCGCAGGCGTCCTGCGCCCTTCCGGCGACCGAGGGGCAGGAAATCCGCACCGATACCGAGATGGTTAAGACCGCGCGCGAAGGCGTGATGGAGTTTCTCCTCATCAACCATCCTCTCGATTGCCCGATCTGCGATCAGGGCGGAGAGTGCGACCTGCAGGACCAGGCCATGATGTATGGCCGGGGTGCGAGCCGCTATCACGAGAACAAGCGAGCGGTGACCGAGAAGTTCATGGGCCCGCTGATCAAGACGATCATGACCCGCTGCATTCACTGCACGCGCTGTGTCCGTTTTTCGGAAGAGATCGCGGGCGTGGACGAAATCGGCGCGCTCTATCGCGGCGAGGACATGCAGATCACGACCTATCTGGAACAGGCCGCCAAGCACGAGCTGTCCGCCAATGTGATCGATCTGTGCCCGGTCGGCGCGCTCACGAGTGGGCCCTATGCCTATGAAAGCCGTCCGTGGGAGCTGAAAAAGACGATGGGCATTGACGTGTCCGACGCGGTCGGCGCGAATATTCGCATCGACAGTCGTGGCCGCGAAGTACTCCGCGTCCTCCCGCGCATCAACGACGATGTGAATGAGGAATGGATCTCCGACAAGACCCGCTATCAGGTCGATGGCCTGACGCGTCGCCGGCTCGACAAGGTCTTCATTCGTCGCAAGGGCAAGCTGGAAGCAGCGAGCTGGGACGAGGCGTTCAAGCGCATAGCCAAGGAGAAGCCGGGCGCCAGCATCGCGGCGATCGCGGGCGACATGGTCGATTGCGAAACGATGTTCGGGGCCAAAGCGCTGCTGAAGGCGAGCGGGTCCGATCTGATCGAGAGCCGCCAGACGGGCATGGATTACGACTGCTCGAAGCTCGCCGCGGTCAATTTCAACAGCACATTCGCCGGGATCGAGGAGGCCGACGCGGTGCTGATCGTGGGCAGCCACATCCGCTGGGAAGCACCGTTGATCAATGTCCGCCTGCGCAAGGCCGTGAAGCGCGGCGCGAAGGTGTTTGTGGTCGGGCCGGAGTGGGAAACCACCTATCCCGCGGAATTCCTCGGCAATGATACGAGCGTACTGGGCAATCTGCCTGGCCATGTCTCCGACGCTTTCAAGTCGGCCGAGCGACCAGCAATCATTCTCGGCGGCGCGGGTCTCGCAGCGGGCGCGCATGGCGCGGCACTGAAATTCGCGAGCGAATTCAATCTTGTGCGCGAGGGCTGGAACGGCTTCAACGTCCTTCATTTCTCCGCAGCGCGCATGGGCGCGCTGATGCTCGGTTTCGCGCAGAAGGGCGGTATCGCCGAAGTGGCGAAAGCGCGGCCGAAGGTCGTGCTGGCGCTAGGCGCGGATGAGGTCGACTGGAGCCAGTTCGACGGATCGCTCAAGGTCTATATTGGCCATCACGGCGACAAGGGTGCGCATGCGGCGGACGTGATCCTGCCCGCCAGCGCCTACACCGAAAAACCCGGCACCTACGTCAACACCGAAGGCCGCGTGCAGATGGCCGACAAGGCGATCTTTGCCCCCGGTGACGCGCGAGAGGATTGGACGATCCTGCGCGCGCTGGCCGATGCGCTCGGCGTTTCGGTTGGCTTCGACAGCTTCAGCGAATTGCGCACCGCGATGGTCAGCGAAGTGCCAGCGCTTGGCGAGGATGGTGTGATCGCCGATTACGGCACGCTGCCCACCAGCGTTGCGGCGAGCGGGAAAGGCGGAGTGATCTCGGCATACCCGATCCGGGATTTCTACCTCACCAACCCCATCGCCCGCGCAAGCGTGGTGATGCAGCGATGCTCGGATGAACTGATCCATGGCGAAGAGCTGAAGGAGGCGGCGGAGTGA
- a CDS encoding NADH-quinone oxidoreductase subunit C: MTVLHSCPKFASNEGVRDALTQALGEHVLGSQEEHGEISIVVERGSIEDVLRTLRDDHDYQQLMEIAGVDYPGREERFEVVYMLLSLTKNHRIMAKVSTDETTPVPTVTTLWPNAGWLEREVFDLFGVTFDGNTDLRRILTDYGFEGHPFRKDFPLTGYTELRYSEEEKRVVYEPVELAQDFRSFDFTSPWEGADYVLPGDEKADVPPIDDPKVTEGPKDTGAGPKTDAKAAERVSAGAPAEEESGEERTKAPEPTEDRPDREKRKGGTRDTKAATEPEKDED, translated from the coding sequence ATGACCGTCCTCCATTCCTGTCCGAAATTCGCTTCGAATGAAGGCGTACGCGATGCATTGACGCAGGCGCTCGGCGAGCATGTGCTCGGTTCGCAGGAAGAGCATGGCGAGATCAGCATCGTAGTAGAGCGCGGCAGCATCGAGGATGTCCTTCGCACTTTGCGCGACGATCACGATTACCAGCAGCTGATGGAAATCGCCGGGGTCGACTATCCGGGGCGCGAGGAGCGTTTCGAAGTTGTCTACATGCTCCTCAGCTTGACGAAGAACCATCGGATCATGGCCAAAGTCTCAACCGACGAGACGACGCCGGTGCCCACTGTCACGACACTTTGGCCAAATGCAGGATGGCTCGAGCGCGAAGTTTTCGACCTGTTCGGGGTGACGTTCGACGGCAATACAGATCTGCGACGCATTCTCACCGATTACGGCTTTGAAGGACATCCCTTCCGCAAGGATTTCCCGCTTACCGGCTATACCGAGCTGCGCTATTCCGAGGAAGAGAAGCGCGTGGTGTACGAGCCGGTCGAACTGGCGCAGGATTTCCGCAGCTTCGACTTCACCTCTCCGTGGGAAGGCGCGGATTACGTGCTGCCGGGCGACGAAAAGGCGGACGTGCCGCCCATTGACGACCCGAAGGTTACTGAAGGCCCAAAAGACACCGGTGCGGGTCCGAAAACGGACGCCAAGGCCGCTGAAAGGGTCAGCGCGGGTGCTCCGGCCGAGGAAGAGAGCGGCGAGGAGCGGACCAAGGCTCCCGAACCGACAGAGGACCGCCCCGATCGCGAAAAGCGCAAGGGCGGCACGCGCGACACCAAGGCTGCGACCGAGCCGGAAAAGGACGAAGACTGA
- the nuoF gene encoding NADH-quinone oxidoreductase subunit NuoF: MLADKDRIFTNLYGFQDWDLKAAQKRGDWDDTKALIARGNDSIIEEIKASGLRGRGGAGFPTGMKWSFMPRESKDGRPSFLVINADESEPGSCKDREIIRHDPHKLIEGALVAGFAMRARAAYIYIRGEYIREAETLQSAIDEAYDAGLIGKNASGSGYDFDVFMHRGAGAYICGEETAMIESLEGKKGQPRLKPPFPAGAGLYGCPTTVNNVESIAVVPTILRRGASWFSSFGREGNKGTKLFQISGHVEKPCVVEEEMSIPFRDLIEKHAGGITGGWDNLLAVIPGGSSVPLVPAEQIMDAPMDFDGLKELGSGLGTAAVIVMDKSTDIVRAISRISYFYKHESCGQCTPCREGTGWMWRVMERLRTGESSPQEIDMLYQVTKQVEGHTICALGDAAAWPIQGLLKHFRPELERRIAEREGGLQEAAE, translated from the coding sequence ATGCTCGCTGACAAGGATCGCATTTTTACCAATCTCTACGGCTTCCAGGACTGGGACCTGAAGGCGGCGCAGAAGCGTGGCGATTGGGATGATACCAAAGCGTTGATCGCGCGTGGCAACGACTCGATCATCGAAGAAATCAAGGCATCCGGTCTACGCGGGCGCGGCGGTGCGGGCTTCCCGACCGGCATGAAATGGTCCTTCATGCCGAGGGAAAGCAAAGACGGTCGCCCGAGCTTCCTCGTCATCAATGCCGACGAATCCGAGCCTGGTTCCTGCAAGGACCGCGAGATCATTCGTCACGATCCGCACAAGCTGATCGAGGGTGCGCTCGTCGCCGGTTTCGCCATGCGGGCGAGGGCGGCCTATATTTACATTCGCGGCGAATATATCCGCGAGGCGGAAACGCTACAGTCCGCCATCGACGAGGCGTATGACGCCGGGCTGATCGGCAAGAATGCCAGCGGTTCCGGCTACGATTTCGATGTGTTCATGCACCGCGGTGCGGGCGCCTATATCTGCGGTGAAGAAACCGCGATGATCGAAAGCCTGGAAGGCAAGAAGGGCCAGCCGCGCCTGAAGCCCCCTTTCCCGGCGGGCGCGGGCCTTTATGGCTGTCCGACCACGGTCAACAATGTCGAAAGCATTGCCGTGGTGCCGACGATCCTGCGGCGCGGTGCGAGCTGGTTCAGCTCCTTCGGGCGCGAGGGGAACAAGGGCACCAAGCTTTTCCAGATCAGCGGCCATGTCGAAAAGCCCTGCGTGGTGGAGGAGGAAATGAGCATCCCCTTCCGCGACCTGATCGAGAAGCATGCGGGCGGCATCACCGGGGGGTGGGACAATCTGCTGGCGGTGATCCCGGGCGGTTCTTCCGTTCCGCTGGTTCCCGCCGAGCAGATCATGGACGCGCCGATGGATTTCGACGGACTGAAGGAACTTGGCTCCGGCCTCGGCACGGCGGCGGTGATCGTGATGGACAAGTCCACCGACATCGTGCGCGCAATCAGCCGCATCAGCTATTTCTACAAGCACGAAAGCTGCGGCCAGTGCACGCCCTGCCGCGAAGGCACGGGCTGGATGTGGCGCGTGATGGAGCGCCTGCGCACCGGCGAAAGCAGTCCGCAGGAAATCGACATGCTCTACCAGGTCACCAAGCAGGTCGAGGGCCACACGATCTGCGCACTCGGCGATGCCGCAGCATGGCCGATCCAGGGCCTGCTGAAACACTTCCGCCCCGAACTCGAACGCCGGATTGCCGAGCGCGAAGGTGGCCTGCAGGAGGCGGCGGAATGA